One Xiphias gladius isolate SHS-SW01 ecotype Sanya breed wild chromosome 13, ASM1685928v1, whole genome shotgun sequence genomic window carries:
- the scn1lab gene encoding sodium channel, voltage-gated, type I like, alpha b isoform X4: MAQLLVPPGPDSFRPFVPESLAAIERRIAEEEARRPRAERRSDSDDENGPKPNSDLEAGKSLPFIYGDTPSHLVSTPLEDMDPYYSNQKTFIVLNRGKAIFRFNATPALYILSPFNPLRKIAIRVLVHSMFSMLIMFTILTNCAFMTLSHPPEWAKNVEYTFTGIYTFESLIKILARGFCVGKFTFLRDPWNWLDFSVILMAYVTEFVDLGNVSALRTFRVLRALKTISVIPGLKTIVGALIQSVKKLSDVMILTVFCLSVFALIGLQLFMGNLRQKCVRMPSSNGTNSSNITTDDSMFFNNTLMEINTTFVQNTTENTFNWTEYISNENNYYYLPGGRDALLCGNGSGAGLCPEGFICVKAGRNPNYGYTSFDTFSWAFLSLFRLMTQDYWENLYQQTLRAAGKPYMIFFVLVIFLGSFYLVNLILAVVAMAYDEQNQATIEEAQQKEEEFQAMLEQLKRQQEEAQVAAAAATESGEYSGRGGPTSESSSGTSKLSSKSAKERRNRRKKRKQREEEEERGGRQFHKSESEDSIKRSSFRFSIDANRLSYEKRCSSPNQSLLSIRGSLLSPRRNSRASLFSFRGRARDMGSENDFADDEHSTFEESDSRRGSLFLPRRLERRCSAVSQTSLGAPRIVLPANGKMHCAVDCNGVVSLVGGTSVTASPVGLLLPEGTTTDTELKKRRSGFHQPSMDYLDEPVSRQRAMSVASILTNTMEELEESRQKCPPCWYRFANTCLIWDCCPAWLKIKEIVNMVVMDPFVDLAITICIVLNTLFMAMEHYPMTKEFNTVLTVGNLVFTGIFTAEMCFKIIALDPYYYFQEGWNIFDGIIVSLSLMELGLANVEGLSVLRSFRLLRVFKLAKSWPTLNMLIKIIGNSVGALGNLTLVLAIIVFIFAVVGMQLFGKSYKECVCKISDDCQLPRWHMHDFFHSFLIVFRVLCGEWIETMWDCMEVAGQTMCLIVFMMVMVIGNLVVLNLFLALLLSSFSADNLAATDDDTEMNNLQIAVGRIQRGIAFVKATVRQFLQSLCFGGGGKRSGLAEESKPLDELHSNGKGNCISNHTSVEITKDPSGVYMTEGNGRPGGGLVVGVRAGGDTAVKYPIEECDYMSFIHNPSLTITVPIAVGESDFENLNTEDFSSDSSDVEGSKEKLDAEPQPLSSSEGSTVDIRPPGDGVDSVELEPEESLDPEACFTEGCVRRFQCCQINEEGSNYKSWWTLRKTCFVIVEHNWFESFIIFMILLSSGALAFEDIYIEQRRTIKTMLEYADKVFTYVFILEMLLKWVAYGFVKYFTNAWCWLDFLIVDVSLVSLVANALGYSELTAIKSLRTLRALRPLRALSRFEGMRVVVNALLGAIPSIMNVLLVCLIFWLIFSIMGVNLFAGKYYYCVNTTTDDIFSVEIVNNRTDCLKLVNESARWKNVKINFDNVGAGYLALLQVATFKGWMDIMYAAVDSRDVEDQPKYEVNLYMYLYFVIFIIFGSFFTLNLFIGVIIDNFNQQKKKFGGQDIFMTEEQKKYYNAMKKLGSKKPQKPIPRPANAFQGCVFDCITKQAFDIVIMILICLNMVTMMVETDDQTPDMDKILYWINLVFIVLFTGECVLKMISLRHYYFTIGWNIFDFVVVILSIVGMFLSEVIEKYFVSPTLFRVIRLARIGRILRLIKGAKGIRTLLFALMMSLPALFNIGLLLFLVMFIYAIFGMSNFAYVKREAGIDDMFNFETFGNSMICLFQITTSAGWDSLLAPILNKREPDCDSQIEHPGNSYKGNCGNPSVGIFFFVSYIIICFLIVVNMYIAVILENFSVATEESAEPLSEDDFEMFYEVWERFDPDATQFMEYSKLSDFANALDPPLRMPKPNMIQLISMDLPMVSGERIHCLDILFAFTKRVLGEGGEMDVLRGQMEERFMASNPSKVSYEPITTTLRRKQEDMSAIIIQRAFRRYMIRLAMKKASALYKEQLKEGIRDPDKDVMVISKFTENSTSDKMDMTPSTASPPSYNSVTKSDKDKYEKENREKENKGKHSKERKK; this comes from the exons ATCCTGGCCAGGGGCTTCTGTGTGGGGAAGTTCACTTTCCTCCGGGACCCATGGAACTGGCTGGATTTCAGTGTCATCCTCATGGC ATATGTCACAGAGTTTGTGGACCTGGGCAATGTCTCAGCACTGCGAACCTTCAGGGTTCTGCGAGCCCTGAAAACTATATCAGTCATCCCAG GCTTGAAGACCATTGTTGGTGCACTGATCCAGTCGGTAAAAAAGCTGTCGGACGTGATGATCCTCACCGTCTTCTGCCTCAGCGTCTTCGCCCTCATcggcctgcagctcttcatggGCAACCTGAGGCAGAAGTGCGTGCGCATGCCGAGCAGCAACGgaaccaacagcagcaacattacCACTGACGATTCTATGTTTTTCAACAACACCCTGATGGAAATCAACACCACATTTGTGCAGAACACCACAGAGAACACCTTCAACTGGACAGAGTACATCAGCAATGAGA ATAATTACTATTACCTCCCTGGTGGTAGGGATGCTCTGCTCTGTGGGAACGGCAGTGGCGCTGG GCTCTGTCCAGAGGGTTTTATATGTGTCAAAGCGGGTCGTAATCCAAATTATGGCTACACCAGTTTCGACACCTTCAGCTGGGCCTTCCTCTCTCTATTCCGACTCATGACCCAGGATTACTGGGAGAACCTCTACCAGCAG ACTTTGCGTGCCGCAGGGAAACCCTACATGATCTTCTTCGTGCTGGTGATCTTTCTGGGCTCCTTTTACTTGGTCAACCTGATCTTGGCTGTGGTGGCCATGGCTTATGACGAGCAGAACCAGGCAACCATCGAGGAGGCTcagcagaaagaggaggagttcCAGGCCATGCTGGAGCAGCTGAAGAGACAGCAGGAGGAGGCACAG gttgctgcagcagcagccacgGAGAGCGGAGAATACAGCGGGAGAGGTGGCCCCACCTCCGAATCCTCCTCAGGGACGTCTAAGCTCAGCTCGAAAAGTGCCAAGGAGCGACGCAACAGGCGTaagaagaggaagcagagggaggaggaggaggagaggggggggcgACAGTTCCACAAGTCTGAATCTGAGGACAGCATCAAAAGATCCAGCTTCCGCTTCTCTATTGATGCCAACCGGCTTTCTTATGAGAAGAGATGTTCCTCACCCAACCAG TCTCTCCTCAGTATCCGTGGATCCCTCCTCTCACCTCGGAGGAACAGCCGTGCCAGCCTGTTCAGCTTCCGCGGCCGGGCACGCGACATGGGCTCCGAGAACGACTTTGCTGATGACGAGCACAGCACCTTTGAGGAGAGCGACAGTCGGCGGGGCTCCCTTTTCTTGCCACGCCGCCTCGAGCGCCGCTGCAGTGCCGTCAGCCAGACAAGCCTCGGGGCGCCGCGGATTGTGCTGCCCGCCAACGGCAAGATGCACTGCGCTGTAGACTGCAATGGTGTGGTGTCACTAGTCGGTGGAACTTCTGTAACAGCCTCCCCTGTAGGTCTCCTTCTGCCTGAG ggAACGACTACGGATACTGAGCTGAAGAAACGCCGGTCAGGTTTTCACCAGCCATCCATGGATTATTTAGATGAGCCAGTGAGCCGACAGAGAGCTATGAGTGTGGCCAGTATCCTCACGAACACCATGGAAG AGCTTGAAGAGTCGAGACAGAAGTGCCCCCCCTGCTGGTATAGATTTGCCAATACCTGTTTGATCTGGGATTGTTGTCCAGCATGGCTGAAAATCAAGGAGATCGTCAACATGGTGGTCATGGACCCATTTGTGGATTTGGCCATCACAATTTGCATCGTCCTCAACACCCTTTTCATGGCCATGGAGCATTACCCCATGACTAAAGAATTCAATACTGTCCTTACAGTCGGAAACCTG GTGTTCACAGGCATCTTCACAGCAGAGATGTGTTTCAAGATCATCGCTCTGGATCCCTACTACTACTTCCAGGAGGGCTGGAACATCTTTGATGGCATCATTGTTAGTCTCAGTCTGATGGAGCTTGGCTTGGCTAACGTAGAAGGCCTGTCTGTGCTCAGGTCTTTTAGATTG ctgAGGGTCTTCAAACTGGCAAAGTCATGGCCAACTTTGAACATGCTGATCAAGATCATCGGTAACTCAGTGGGTGCGCTGGGGAACTTGACTCTGGTGCTGGCCATCATTGTCTTCATCTTCGCTGTGGTGGGCATGCAGCTTTTTGGCAAGAGCTACAAGGAGTGCGTGTGTAAGATTTCTGATGACTGTCAGCTACCCCGCTGGCACATGCACGATTTCTTCCACTCCTTCCTCATTGTGTTCCGAGTCCTGTGTGGAGAGTGGATTGAGACCATGTGGGACTGCATGGAAGTGGCAGGACAGACAATGTGCCTGATAGTCTTCATGATGGTCATGGTCATTGGAAACCTGGTG GTTCTAAACCTTTTCCTGGCTCTCCTCCTGAGCTCTTTCAGCGCTGACAACCTGGCAGCGACTGATGATGACACTGAGATGAACAACCTGCAGATTGCTGTCGGCCGGATCCAGCGGGGGATCGCATTTGTCAAAGCCACAGTGCGGCAGTTCCTCCAGAGCCTCTGCTTTGGCGGGGGCGGTAAGAGGTCTGGTCTGGCTGAGGAGAGCAAACCCTTGGATGAACTGCACAGCAATGGCAAGGGGAACTGCATCTCCAATCACACTTCAGTGGAGATCACTAAAGACCCTAGTGGGGTGTACATGACAGAGGGCAATGGACGGCCAGGAGGAGGGTTGGTGGTTGGGGTCAGGGCTGGTGGGGACACTGCAGTGAAGTACCCCATAGAGGAATGCGACTACATGTCATTTATTCATAACCCCAGCCTGACAATCACAGTGCCCATCGCTGTGGGTGAGTCAGACTTTGAGAACCTTAACACAGAAGATTTCAGCAGCGACTCGTCAGATGTAGAGGGCAGCAAAGAG AAGCTCGATGCAGAGCCCCAGCCTCTGAGCTCATCGGAGGGGAGCACAGTGGATATTCGCCCCCCAGGAGATGGGGTTGATTCAGTGGAGCTCGAGCCAGAAGAATCACTGGACCCAGAGGCCTGCTTCACAGAGG GCTGTGTGCGCAGGTTCCAGTGCTGCCAGATCAACGAGGAGGGCAGCAATTATAAGAGTTGGTGGACACTCAGGAAGACCTGCTTTGTCATAGTGGAGCACAACTGGTTTGAATCCTTCATCATATTCATGATCCTGCTCAGCAGTGGAGCCCTT GCCTTCGAGGACATTTACATTGAGCAGCGGAGGACCATCAAAACAATGCTGGAGTACGCAGACAAGGTCTTCACTTATGTCTTCATTCTGGAAATGCTGTTGAAGTGGGTGGCATACGGCTTTGTCAAGTACTTTACCAACGCCTGGTGCTGGCTCGACTTCCTCATTGTAGAC GTGTCCTTGGTCAGCCTTGTAGCCAATGCTCTGGGCTACTCTGAGCTTACTGCTATCAAATCTCTGAGGACACTGCGAGCCCTCCGGCCCCTGAGGGCCCTGTCTCGGTTTGAGGGCATGAGG GTTGTGGTGAACGCATTGCTGGGGGCCATCCCCTCCATCATGAACGTGCTGTTGGTCTGCCTCATCTTCTGGCTCATCTTCAGCATCATGGGTGTCAACCTGTTCGCAGGGAAGTACTATTACTGCGTCAACACCACCACAGACGACATCTTCTCCGTTGAAATCGTCAATAACAGGACTGACTGCCTGAAATTGGTCAACGAAAGTGCCCGCTGGAAGAATGTCAAAATCAACTTTGACAATGTTGGGGCCGGCTATCTGGCTCTGTTGCAAGTG GCAACATTTAAGGGTTGGATGGACATCATGTACGCAGCCGTGGACTCTCGAGAT GTGGAAGACCAGCCTAAATATGAAGTGAACTTGTACATGTACCTctactttgtcattttcatcatctttgGCTCCTTTTTCACCCTCAACCTGTTCATTGGTGTCATCATCGACAACTTCAaccagcagaagaaaaag TTTGGAGGTCAGGACATCTTCATgacagaagaacagaagaaataCTACAACGCCATGAAGAAGCTTGGTTCCAAGAAACCACAAAAGCCTATACCTCGGCCAGCA AATGCATTTCAAGGCTGCGTGTTTGACTGCATCACAAAGCAGGCTTTTGACATCGTGATCATGATCCTCATCTGCCTTAACATGGTGACCATGATGGTGGAGACGGACGACCAGACGCCAGATATGGACAAAATCCTCTACTGGATCAACCTGGTCTTCATCGTGCTCTTCACTGGGGAGTGTGTGCTCAAGATGATCTCCCTGCGTCACTATTACTTCACCATTGGCTGGAATATATTTGACTTTGTGGTAGTGATCCTTTCCATTGTAG gTATGTTTTTATCGGAAGTTATCGAGAAATACTTTGTGTCCCCAACACTGTTCCGAGTGATCCGTCTGGCCAGGATAGGCCGCATCCTCCGTCTTATCAAAGGTGCCAAGGGCATCCGGACGCTTCTCTTTGCCTTGATGATGTCACTACCTGCCCTCTTCAACATtggcctcctcctctttctggtCATGTTCATTTACGCCATCTTTGGCATGTCCAACTTTGCCTACGTCAAACGTGAGGCAGGGATCGATGACATGTTCAATTTTGAGACGTTTGGGAACAGTATGATCTGTCTGTTTCAGATTACCACCTCAGCCGGGTGGGACAGCCTGCTGGCACCCATACTGAACAAGAGGGAGCCTGACTGTGACAGCCAGATAGAGCACCCGGGCAACTCCTACAAAGGCAACTGTGGCAACCCATCAGTGGGCATCTTCTTCTTTGTCAGCTACATCATCATCTGCTTCCTCATCGTGGTCAACATGTACATTGCTGTCATCCTGGAGAACTTCAGCGTGGCTACAGAGGAGAGCGCTGAGCCACTGAGTGAGGACGACTTTGAGATGTTCTATGAAGTCTGGGAGCGCTTTGATCCAGATGCCACTCAGTTCATGGAGTACAGCAAGCTGTCTGACTTTGCAAATGCTCTAGATCCACCACTGCGCATGCCCAAGCCTAATATGATCCAGCTCATCTCCATGGACCTGCCCATGGTGAGTGGCGAGCGCATCCACTGCCTTGACATCCTGTTTGCCTTCACCAAGCGAGTGTTGGGCGAAGGTGGCGAGATGGACGTGTTACGCGGGCAGATGGAGGAACGTTTCATGGCTTCTAACCCCTCTAAGGTGTCTTACGAGcccatcaccaccaccctccGCCGCAAACAAGAGGACATGTCAGCCATAATCATTCAGAGAGCCTTCCGCCGCTACATGATCCGTCTGGCCATGAAGAAGGCCTCTGCCCTCTATAAGGAGCAGCTGAAGGAGGGTATCCGCGACCCTGACAAGGACGTGATGGTCATCAGCAAGTTCACTGAAAACTCCACTTCAGACAAAATGGACATGACCCCGTCCACAGCCTCCCCGCCCTCCTACAACAGTGTGACGAAATCAGACAAGGACAAATACGAGaaagaaaatagggaaaaagaaaacaaagggaaacactCGAAAGAACGAAAAAaatag